ATCACTGATCCTCACATAGAGGAGAAGATTGCTGCATGTGAATGCTGCTCTCACCTCTGCTCATTGTCAGGCAATTGTCCAGAGCATTTGGTACATGCCTGATAAGTGCCTGGACATTCCCTTgtgtaaatgcagctttttggCATGACAAGCTGCATTAAAAATTCATGAATGAAACAGCAGAGACATTTATTCAGCTCATCTGATTTACctttaatcataaaaaaaaaagataaaccaGACATATTTTATGTGCAAATCAAATTAATCATACTTATCATATTAGCTAGAAAATTGCTGTTCATTCATCAGACCTCCAATTTCTTCTAGATAAATCAGTCCAGTAGACATCTGACAGATGAACTTGCATGGGTGGCCATGCACGACATGTGGCTCGAGACACTCATGAATGCAACTTTCCAATGTTCAAAACTACAATATCAGATAAATTCAGATAATAATGTAATTAGCGATTAACATTCCTCAATGTCTACAAGAAGTATACAGAACAGTTCTAAATAGATATGGGTGACTCGAGATAAACCAGTCCCAATTCTGCCCTCCACTTGCTCTTTAGACTTGAGGAAGGATCGCTTGTGCAATATGAATTGtgcaataacttttttatatatcAGAATGGGTCAGTTATTTCTGTTCcccgtgagttctctgatgtcgaACGAGATCTGACTTCTGTGTAAAACATCGGCCACATTCGGTACAAggaaacggcttctctcctgtgtggatcCTCTGATGATAAACAAGATTTGCCTTTTgcacaaaacatttcccacactctGAGCATGGAAAAGGTTTTTCACCTGTATGGATTTTCTGATGATTGATGAGCATGGTCTTATGGGTGAAACACTTCCCACAGTCAGAACACGaaaacggcttctcccctgtgtgaattctctgatgtataacaagatctgACTTCTGAGTGAAACTTTTGCCACAGTCAGAACATGAAAAAGGCTTTTCGCCCATATGGATTCTTAAGTGGTAAACCAGATCGGACTTCTGTacaaaatacttcccacattcGGAACACAAAAATGGCGTCTCCACAGTATGGATTCTCTGGTGTCTTAGAAGCACAGATTTTCGTGtgaaacttttcccacattcagaacatggaaAGGGCTTTTGTCCCGTGTGATTTATCTCATGTTTAATAAGGTCTGACTTCTGCGtaaaacacttgccgcaatgagaACAAGGAAAGGGTTTTTGTCCAGTGTGAATTCTCTCGTGGcgaacaagatctgatttctgttTAAAACACTTACCGCACTCTGAACATGGAAATGGTTTCTCCccagtgtgagttctctgatgtgtaaTAAGATTCGAATTATGagcaaaacatttaccacattcaggACAGGGAAATACTTTACGAATTCGGTAGGAGCCATCCTGTTCAGCAAAGTCTGAATTGTTGGAGAAAGGATCCACATTACTACAGGGTTCAGATGACTGATCCACCAGTTCATCACCTAGGGtgacttgtacaatgttataatcttCCATTTTACATTCTTCAGGAAGATTGTTTCTTCCTTCTGAAATATTTTCTGCATTTTCTCCATCTACTGGAATAAAATCAGTCAAATCCAAGAAGTCAATATTTAGCAGCACAATACTTACACTTTCAGAAATCTACatgaaatattaaaggggtattcagagGCTTTTTTTAACCGATGACCTagccagataggtcatcagtatctgattggtggaggagatctgacacccaggacccctgctgatcagctgtttgagaaggcactggtgctcacttaccaagcacagcaccgtacagtgtatagcggctgtgcttggtattgcagctcaaccccattcacttcaatggggccgaacaagaagtcacatggcctagtaaaAACTCGGAtaaggtataaaaaaaataaaaataaaaaaattaaatgaaaaaaataatcttggaaaacctttttaagttTGGGAGCACAATTTTTACTGAGACTAtattacatatggttgtgtgtggtattacagcttaggctactttcacactagcattttttgtggatcggtcatggatctacaaaaacgcttccgttacaataatatgaacggatgcggttgtattatgtcttctatagccatgacggatccgtcttgagcaccactgaaagtcaatgggggacggatccgttttctattgtgccagattgtgtcagagaaaacggatccgtccccattgacttaaattgggtgccaggacggatccgtttggctctgcttcgtcaggcggatagaaaaacgctgcaggtgtccgcctctagagcggaatggtgactgaccagaggcaaactgatgcattctgagcggatccttttccattcagaatgcattagggcaaaactgttccgttttggactgcttgtgagagccctgaacagatctcaggaACGgataccaaaacgccagtgtgaaagtagccttaatcctattcatttcaattgaCATTAGTGGCAATACCAGATAAAGCCCATGGACAGGTGCATATTGTCacagaacaaaaagaaaaagactaAACAAAAATAGGGGAGGAGAAGGATATTTATATGTCACTGCCAGCACAAAGTTTCACAAAATGTATGAAAGGAGGTTTCCGGGAGTCATTAATATACAATTGGTGGGGgttctcacagcataccaagcaaagCGCTGTATATGGGCAGACTGGGACCTTAACGTTGCTCTGGAAAAAAgctaaaaagtggccccatgttgtaggcaggtccaaattgacagaagatggggcaacacaagtagaacagaagtaggcagggtctgcaatactgtagtgtagcaaaaaaataccaccccagcagaaccaaataccacagtgcagcctaaaatactgCCTCAACAGGAGCAgaagccagtccgcccctggtgccgtacactgtatagcagctgtgcttggtattgcagcccaggtctaTTCAACTGAATGAGCATGAGTTGCATATAGGCCATGTAACTGATGAACGTGAAACTAATGGCCCAGGAAAAGGCTGCAACGCTCACCAGAGTGCCACCCCCGCTAGAACAGCAGGGGCTACCGGGAGTCCAAACCctcacgatctgatattgatgtcctatcctgactATGTCTTTTTCAACCgtactatgtaactatataatattttactccctaaaaaaaaaactttaaagagGCATTTTGATCATAAATGGGTACGGTATATTTTTAAAACCATATTTGTAGAAAGCATGTCTTACAGTTTTTCTTTTCCATTTAGGGAATCCATGTCAGTTTACCACTGCTGTGAGAGGAAGCCATTATCTGAATAGTAATCCTAATAATACAGTAGGTGCAGAACTGGATGACAGTAtaacagctctattgttctcttgataggcctagataaagatgccctcAGAAGAGCATTGTTCTTATCAATGCAATGTGTGACACTCTGACTAGTCACTACAAGGGGGCTCTCTCTGGTGGCAGTAGTGGTCTGACTGAAAAAGATAAGGCTACTTACACATTAGCGTTAGCAGGGTCCAGGAGGCTGTTCAGGcagcggaacagcctgccggaccctgctaccgctaatgtgaaagtagcctaagcaaggctgtgctgaagttcaaCTTTTCTGTGCTAAAGGTCCAAACAAGGAAGAAGTTAAAAAACCAGGACAGGAAGGAGCAtgcatggagtgacttcaaaaaggTATATCCAGGAAACCCACccattttttattaaaacaatTATGCACATATAGGCTCTAGATATGTGATAAAAATATTTGATAGAAATGTCCCTCAAAATACTGGTTAAAAGTCAAAGAAAACCTGAGGTACCTTTATGGGATAACCCTATGTTTCCTTCCCTTCGCACAGGAATAGATGGACGGTTCTGGAGGGATCATGGGATTGGTGTTCTGGGAGATTTATATACCAGCAATGTATTTAATTCCTTTGAGCAACTGAAGGAACGCCATGATCTCCCTAGAACATCCTTTTTTAAATATCTTCAGGTACGACATGCAATGAGCACTCACTTTGGAAATACTATAATATCTATTTCTGATTACCCACTGATTGGTGTCATACGCTCCCAAGGTCCCAAGGGATTCATCTCTGCTCTCTATACCCACCTGCTGAATACTAAAATGCATGGAACCCCCCTCTTGGTATTATCTAAATGGGAAACACTAATGCCAGGTATTACTAATGAGGAAATCAATGATATATTAGAATCCTCTGTATTGGTTTCCCCATCTATTAATAATAAATTTATACAGTTATGTATTGTTCACCAAAGTTATCTATCACCCGTGCGGCTACAAAGGATAGGCAAATTGACACACTCTAGATGTCACAGATGTGACGCCGAAGGGGCAAATTTCTGGCACCTTATATGGGAATGTCCATATATACAAAACTTCTGGTCTGACATTATAAGTTTCCTTAATACACTCACGCATCCTTCTGTGGCATTGACTCCACAGGTATGTTTGTTTGGTATTCTGGATGAGGAAGTATATCCCCACCATTGTAGAATATTCTTAAGAGAAACATTATTTCTCGCACGAAAGGCTATTGCGATTCGCTGGATGGGTGATAGACGACCTTCTATTAACCAATGGAAAGTACTTGTGAACAATGTGGTGTCCTATGAGAATATTGTATTTAAGAACCGAGGTTGTCCCCAGAAGTTCAATAAAGTGTGGGGATCTTGGTGTTCATCCATACATACGATGTATTCAGCTCCCAGATTTTCAGATGATCTTAATGCAGTGTTAGGGTAAAATGCTTGTGTACACACTGTAAACATGTGTCCTGCCCGTCACGATTGCTCTGTACattcattacaactgtgaagtgtAACTTATTGCAACTGATGTCAGTATGAATATGGTACTGTTCTTGTTTTATTTTgcatttgaatgtctcattgaCCTTCATGTATACCGTGGTCTGTACTTTTCTAATGATtcgttcaataaaacgagtttaaaaaaaaaaagtcaaagaaAATATACTATGTATTCCAGGGTTGGCATCTTCCTCGCCCTTGGAGAAACAGATAGCCATAGAAGTAACACATAATAAAAACATGCAATATATTACACCATTCTAGCTATTAAGTACCAGAGGGAGACCCGATCTAAAGCACACAAGCATAAATGTGGAAAACATAAAGCGGTACAGAGGctgagactaaggcctcatgcacatgaccgtattttgtttccgtgtccgatccgtttattttgcggataggatgcggacccattcatttcaatgggtccgcaaaaaaacgcggacaacacaccgtgtgctgtcctcatcagtatgtccgttccgttgctccaaaaaaaaaaattgtgcatgtcctattttattctagtttgcggacaaggataggcattattacaatggatccgcaaaaaaaacaaacagatccgtcatctgttttttttgcggatcagcaatttgcagaccgcaaaacacatacggtcgtgtgcatgtagcctaaggcatgAGATAGACCAGTGGCCTTTTAACCAAGACTCGGGTGTCTCATACTGTAGCACCTTTTCTTAAAACATTTTTAACCAGCATTGGTATTTTtcttgcaatttatttttttaattgtagtTGGTAGCACGCTGTGCATAATCCCCCACCCGCCAACATTGTGCCTGTGATATTCATAACAATATTTGGTGTTAATTTAAATATGGGAGCTTATCTGCCTCTGATGTTCTGACTACTACAACACTTTCCGGGACTGCCTTTAACAAGGAGAGATGTAGCACATTTCTTGATATTCATGAAAGCAGGGTACTGAGCAAGAACATCAAATTTAGAGCCCATTCATACAACCGTATGTTtctgtccgcattcgttccgcaattttgcggatcacatgtggactcattcatttcaatggggcagcaatagatgctgacagcacttccgttccatggccctcaaaaaaaagatagaacatgtactattcttgtccgtatttgcGGACAACAATAAGAATTTCCATCATGGACGTTCCGATTCGCAAACGCcctgtatctgtgttttgcgggtccgcaaaaatggataTGATCGTGTGTATTTTCCCTAAACTTCTCAGAACTACCCTGCCTACTTTCTGAGCAACTCACAAGCCATCTTTTGTCATTCTGGAGCAGAATGtatcaatgtacagtacagaccaaaagtttggacacaccttctcattcaaagagttttctttattttcatgactatgaaaattgtagattcacactgaacgcatcaaaactatgaattaacacatgtggaattatatacctaacaaacaagtgtgaaacaactgaaaatatgtcatattctaggttcttcaaagtagccaccttttgctttgattactgctttgcacactcttggcattctcttgatgagcttcaagagggagtcccctgaaatggttttcacttcacaggtgtgccctgtcaggtttaataagtgggatttcttgccttataaatggggttgggaccatcagttgcgttgaggagaagtcaggtggatacacagctgatagtcctactgaatagactgttagaatttgtattatggcaagaaaaaagcagctaagtaaagaaaaacgagtggccatcattactttaaggaatgaaggtcagtcaatcagccgaaaaattgggaaaactttgaaagtaagggctatttgaccatgaaggagagtgatggggtgctgcgccagatgacctggcctccacagtcaccggacctgaacccaatcgagatgatttggggtgagctggaccgcagagtgaaggcaaaagggccaacaagtgctaagcatctctgggaactccttcaagactgttggaagaccatttcaggggactacctcttgaagctcatcaagagaatgccaagagtgtccaaagcagtaatccaagcaaaaggtggctactttgaagaacctagaatatgacatattttcagttgtttcacacttgtttgttatgtatataattccacatgtgttaattcatagttttgatgctttcatagtcatgaaaataaagaaaactctttgaatgagaaggtgtgtccatacttttggtctgtactgtatgtcaccaGATGACTTGGTGCCACTTGCTATCAGAGGTATCCAATGCTGCATTTGGGCCACTGGTTACCAAACTACACACTGAATAGGTGGGATTTCCACTTTAAATGATGCTGGTGGCCCTGGTTACTCCTCAACTAGTACtgacagaagaagatgctgaatgAGGGACTGTGGTGAAGCCTGAACAAGGGGTTATTACTCACATGTACTTATATCTATAGATGTCTCTTCTTCCTTACAGAACTGGTCATCCGAGTCATatttctcctcttcttcctctgtcTCTTCAATTTTAACAATAACCAGGCCTACATTCTAAAAAGAGAAAAGTGAAAATGTTAATGTAAGGATCCCTAGTGTTTTTTAACTGCAGAGGAGGGCAGGGAGGAGATAATGGTTCACGCATGGGGCCCCAGTGGTTACTCACCTCCTCAAGATCCATTGTTGTCCTCGCTGTAACAGGAGACTGAACCCTGATCGTTTAGCTTCCCAgtttctccctgcactaattGTAGAGAGAAGTTCATAAGGGGATAGAGAAGACTGCGCGGCTAACACTGTACCTTGCACAGTTCTCCCTATGATTGGCATCTGCAATTCTGGAGTGCTTTGCCtgatcattaaagggaacctgtccccaggattttgtgtacagagctgaggacatgggtagcTAGATggtcactagcacatccgcaatatccagtccccatagctctgtgtgcttttattgtgtaaaaaaaaccacgactttatacatatgcaaattaacctgagatgagtcctgtatgtgagatgtgtcagggacaggactcatctcagattaatttgcatatgtatcaaatcggttttttttacacaataaaagcacacagagctatggggactgggaataaaagcacacagagctatggggactgggtattgcggatgtgctagcggccatctaacaacccatgccctcagctctatacacaaaatcccggtgacaggttccctttaagaggcgCGCACAGGGAATCTGCACAGGAGCAGACTATCTCTGAAGGCATTAACTTTTGAGCTGTGCGGGCAGGCTGCAGTGCAGCTTCTTGGTAACCGTGATCTCAACTCCGCATTTCTCAGCAAATACTATGCAAGTTCAGCTAATTCTCTGCATCTGTAGCTAATAGGGGTGGTAGTCCTCATCACTGTGCTCCACTATATAACATGCTCTAACAGGGTACGTAACAAAGATAACAGTGGAATAGCTGTCAGAGAACTTTTACTTGCTAGGATCACAATGAAAACAGCTTATAATCTGGTGGTAGTATTACAGGGCACCCTGGTGGCACCATTAATAAGTTCACTGTTACTTTAATGCTACTATCCCCTCTTTATTAGTAGAATGGAGTCTACATGACGACATTGCTTGaaaaagataagaaaaaaaataactagTAAATGAACATTATGGAGtctacactttaaaggggttctccagtatTTAATAATCAATGACCTatccctaggataggtcatcaatatcagatctttgGTGGTCCTGCAACCTGCAccccccaccgattagctgtttgggAGTAGCTCCTGCACCAGCAATAGGCGCCAGGACTACACAACTCAGTTCATTGTGTAGTGCAGGGTCAGTAACCTCCAGCACCCCTGCTGTTGTGAAACTGAAACTCCCAGCATTCTCAATGCGGCgcagagcaagtgtgcatgatgagagtcatctaatatataaagtgagtatatgtatgtatgtccgctaaaggaatctgcaccgtcacatttacaatcacgaaatttggtacacaggtacatcaggtgtccgggaaggttttagaccgggtctcagctctctaggacgtaccgtacccaaaaaaatgcattagccaatagaagcttggtcacatgacccttattagccaatagaagctcgcaggctcttagtctccacatacacgcagttttacaccaggtttccataacaacccagccaattttcttcactgctgtaggtcagctttaaaggggcagggcgctgtggatgacactgttaagggagcggagtgctgtgcaggtcacagttcagggggcaggtagggtggccattcaggccaccctcaaaagacagacttaaaaaccccgcccccaggcctGCGAAGCCACGCACTAACCTAGTTAGGCCACAcaacctcccactccgcagctgacggggattgaaaaaatgaaggtaaaaatcaacttctgtcagctgcaggggtgggagtgaGGGTGACTTCCTCCCTGCagttcatgctcagacagcacagtgctgctgtcggagagtgagctgttcaagagAACATCCCATGACCGTCCCGGCCCTGTgccagacagaggacagggagtctgaaagtcggactgtctggcctaaaaccggacctctggccaccctaggggcaggctgctgtggaggtcacagttaaggggacggtccactatgtaggtcagtgttaaggggcagattgctgtagaggccactgttaatggGGACGACATGTTGTGGAAATCACCGTTAAGGAgatagggtactgtggaggtcactaataaaggagcggccgttgtggaggtcactgctaaaggggcagggAACGTTAAGGGGactgtctgctatggaggtcagtgttaaggggcaggtgcagtagaggtcacattttaagagaacggagctctgtggagatcactgttaaaggggcgggttattgtggaaaattggattttttgtactcaccgtaaaatccttttctcgtagtaggcattgggggacacagcaccatgggtatatgtccaactaccactaggaggcgacactagacataaaaagtgttggctcctccccgttgggctataccctctccacagacactaggcagctcagtttgtaccaaaagcagtaggagagagaagaaaggcaaggaaccaacaactcccgtaccgggaaagatcaagagaccagcccggagaagctgaagtaaaacaacatagggagggatctgtgtcccccaatgcctactacgagaaaaggattttacggtgagtacaaaaaatccaattttctcgtgcatggcattgggggacacagcaccatgggacgtcccaaagcagtccccgagggtgggaagaacaaccatgccacctgtgggcatacaggtgcgggagaaccatgtgacccaacaggagaaaagCACGGAATAAGCAGGAAGCCTCATAACAAGGGAGAAACTCGGAGGCCACAGTGacgactgccagcaccccaggacaaatgcctgggagaaggtcccaaatgcaagaagaaggCAAAGGAACACCCAGCTCAGCCGAAGGCTGGAGGGAAAGTAGGACAGCGTCGCGTATCGGATCTACCCAACATCCCAATTGCCTCAGGCGAAAGCACAGACACCCTGAGGAGAACCCCTGAAGGGCCAGGGGAGCAAGGGAAATTGGAATCACTGAAGGCCAAACGAGAGAGTGAAgctatagcaaggctcacatgtgagtGGAGCGGGTCTCCTCTCACCTCAAAGCAGGTGAAAAAATTAAATcgccctattgaaaggaaaaaatcctaaaaggcgctaagggaaaccgccaacccctGGAAGGGGAGGGGGTTGAAAGTAAAAaccaggaaaagagaaaagacaagacctgcatccccaaccaggagacgaggaacgagcctctgaaaacagaatatcgctgagaagcgcaagaccggagaaactctggCGAAACTAATTATCAGGGAAGAAGGGAACCAGATGCAAGCCCAGGAATCTCAGCAGGGGCACactggagtgagggaagccatagcaaggctcacatatgAAGGGAGCAGGACTCCCCCCACTGCAAAGCAGGTGATGAAGTTAAACGTCCTATTGgaaagtgaaaacccccaaaggcgctaagggaaaccgccaacctTTGGAAAGGGAGGAGGTAGGAAGTAAGGGccaggtaaaaagaaaaaaataagagaaGACCTGCATCCCAAAATCAGGAGAtgaggaacgagcctctgaaaacaaaatatcgctgagaagcgcaagaccggagaaactccggccaaatgaagtatcagggagatgcaggcccaggaaatctcagcagggacacactggactgagagaCATGGAAGGAGAAGGAAAGTACTCCCAACAGTCTAAGGAGGAAGGCTCTTCAAACAGGAGGAagtccctcccgaaggagaccataaggtGGAAATGCAAACCGTAGCACTAAACCACTCAATACCAGGTACTTGAAGTGGGAGGATGGAAAGACAGACATGAACCCCATGAGGTCCAAAAGGCTATTGGAACCCGCaaggggaacaatcaacccaggccccTACCAAACAACGATTATCCTACAGAATCTGTGTGGTCAAATGAACGGGGAcagggactccagaaaggagtacccgcaatgggctcacaaggaaccgaaccaccagaggacaacaaaaaccagaatatccaagaaaaaatgaaaagaaccaccctatgggaaggaattggccatggacaactagccattcaaagaatagtggctagcaatcagcatacattgtcccggggagggcaaatacagcggcttgggttgtaccactaaaacaacagacgcccatatgcataaggaatggtGAAGTCGCTATAAAAGAAGCGGGAGTGACTacacgaaatgtagaaaccagctgcgaccgacATACAGAAGGCTCCCAGGGGGAGAGAGTACCGGATGggcgcagacaatagcaaggtcccGATGGACTGCCCTCTGATAGATAGTACAACTAAGCATAGATATAAGGGAACacccggacccagaaggaactacggaaccctgtcctatgtcagagcaatcagcagaaaattcacctaccaggcaggtgtgtgacgctcagtggttctgtccctgactcatcagggaggacgtccagcgagGATATGTCGCTGACCCCAGGAGGATtccgtgtggcggaggacatccagtgatggccgaaaactgctgcagcggccggtGCTCAGCAAGCTACGTATCCCAAAaaggagaagatccagtggagatcactgtactccaccaggaatggtCCGCCCTGTAATAGAAAACAACGCGGTGCTCCTTTATAATATGGGGAACGCGGAGTGCAGCCAAAAGTAGTATTTGATAGGGATGGCAAtagcaaccctagcacaaaaACCAACAACCACCAGGCCATAgtgtagggagcgtggttgtatgtggaccacccaccagatcagaacagatcagtcATATACTGGGTACACCAGAAGCAGTAATAGACCGACAAGGAGGAGGTtgggttgggctggcccacccctgccagatatggctACCATGTTCGTGCTGAACCAGGATGGCCGAAAAGGGAAgtaaccaacatccgcagcacagagtagagcccggggaaggaagcacccagtaatacagaaaccgtatgggccacagattgcaccatagggcccaaCACGTGGGGACTAAAAATACACACCCAAAACCGaggtaaagtggctgcatgttgcacactaaggagggtggaaacaaagccacagcatccaggaatgcgaccgcatttggagggtacaggtcctCAACCTGTAAGGTAGAAAAAAGGCTGTGTAGTGAAGAGATACGACCAGCGAGGTgcaatgggtacagcatctggagatggcagAGGTACTAGGTCTAAGATTAGAGCGATGTGGCCACATGGAGCACCCTAGGACCAGAGAAGTGCAACGGCTGCCACGTTAGCTATGGCACCTATATTTCGCTCGGGAaaaatagggccgcacggtaccacaaGGAACGACAGGTGCACACCACAACTAGGTAAGTGCAATGGCAAATGAAGAATGCCCTCTATTTCACCTGAaagagggaaacagggccgcatgtcacaccatagagcccgacaggtgtaacggctgcagcatcagagacggtgcaggaactcacctaagaagggagtaagatggctgtttggtgcacactagATGAGGTTGCAGTGGCAACGGCACTACAAagtggcctcaatatctcgtccagTAAGGGAGAAAAAGTGCCGCAAGGAACACCATAAGGCCCGACAGGAGCAACGGCAACAGCTCCTGGAGATAGAgaagttaaataaaaatgaagggcACAAGGGGGCAGCCTGGTGCCCACTAGAACCAAACAGAGGCAATTGCACAGCAATTGAGAGTGGCCTCTAAATCTCGCCg
This window of the Bufo bufo chromosome 6, aBufBuf1.1, whole genome shotgun sequence genome carries:
- the LOC121004702 gene encoding oocyte zinc finger protein XlCOF6.1-like isoform X4; amino-acid sequence: MEEWEYVEGLKKIMMAKHPPWTPSDGSCDRNTPERSSSPEDYKNVGLVIVKIEETEEEEEKYDSDDQFCKEEETSIDISTYGENAENISEGRNNLPEECKMEDYNIVQVTLGDELVDQSSEPCSNVDPFSNNSDFAEQDGSYRIRKVFPCPECGKCFAHNSNLITHQRTHTGEKPFPCSECGKCFKQKSDLVRHERIHTGQKPFPCSHCGKCFTQKSDLIKHEINHTGQKPFPCSECGKSFTRKSVLLRHQRIHTVETPFLCSECGKYFVQKSDLVYHLRIHMGEKPFSCSDCGKSFTQKSDLVIHQRIHTGEKPFSCSDCGKCFTHKTMLINHQKIHTGEKPFPCSECGKCFVQKANLVYHQRIHTGEKPFPCTECGRCFTQKSDLVRHQRTHGEQK
- the LOC121004702 gene encoding gastrula zinc finger protein XlCGF8.2DB-like isoform X6; its protein translation is MDLEENVGLVIVKIEETEEEEEKYDSDDQFCKEEETSIDISTLDGENAENISEGRNNLPEECKMEDYNIVQVTLGDELVDQSSEPCSNVDPFSNNSDFAEQDGSYRIRKVFPCPECGKCFAHNSNLITHQRTHTGEKPFPCSECGKCFKQKSDLVRHERIHTGQKPFPCSHCGKCFTQKSDLIKHEINHTGQKPFPCSECGKSFTRKSVLLRHQRIHTVETPFLCSECGKYFVQKSDLVYHLRIHMGEKPFSCSDCGKSFTQKSDLVIHQRIHTGEKPFSCSDCGKCFTHKTMLINHQKIHTGEKPFPCSECGKCFVQKANLVYHQRIHTGEKPFPCTECGRCFTQKSDLVRHQRTHGEQK
- the LOC121004702 gene encoding oocyte zinc finger protein XlCOF6.1-like isoform X3 yields the protein MEEWEYVEGLKKIMMAKHPPWTPSDGSCDRNTPERSSSPEDYKNVGLVIVKIEETEEEEEKYDSDDQFCKEEETSIDISTLDGENAENISEGRNNLPEECKMEDYNIVQVTLGDELVDQSSEPCSNVDPFSNNSDFAEQDGSYRIRKVFPCPECGKCFAHNSNLITHQRTHTGEKPFPCSECGKCFKQKSDLVRHERIHTGQKPFPCSHCGKCFTQKSDLIKHEINHTGQKPFPCSECGKSFTRKSVLLRHQRIHTVETPFLCSECGKYFVQKSDLVYHLRIHMGEKPFSCSDCGKSFTQKSDLVIHQRIHTGEKPFSCSDCGKCFTHKTMLINHQKIHTGEKPFPCSECGKCFVQKANLVYHQRIHTGEKPFPCTECGRCFTQKSDLVRHQRTHGEQK